The Penaeus vannamei isolate JL-2024 chromosome 15, ASM4276789v1, whole genome shotgun sequence genomic interval tacgtccgcatgaccgatatcgacgattttggtatcgttggattcctctcactctatacaatgcaaatagataggttttattgcgcgcgacaaacttggtcccgattgcgggggcgacgatgtcggagcgccggacgtaatatagaaaattaccctaataatttaacctcacagtgaatATAATcctagttattcacatgactttccattgcagggggctgcgccccctgcgaacccccctggggggggatgccgccccccaacccccgccgagaaaacaaaaccaccacgtattcacggcaggatagagcgcacacgaactagatgcggggccgataacctacaataacctaggatttttaaggtactaacctgatttattaatgccgctaattactagggagggtgctcctttgccgcaaaatgtgaaggaggcagggtgcgtccggcaggaggtcctaggccggaggatacagcgacgctgcagcacacaggaagtgatgcaacctcacattcaggtccTGGTAGTGCATGAGGAACATGCACCGAGCCAGGTACCCtgcgaagtgcttcttcctgcggccacagagcGGTACCTTCCTCTTGGCCTCCCTCCACTGCCGCTCGATCGTGTTCGTATGAGCTTGCGTATCCGGATCTACAAAGTGGTACGAGTGGTTGACGGTCAGGTGCTCGAACCCCTCGTCAGAGAGGCAGTTGTAGGCCTTCCAGCAATCGGAGATGATGATCGACCCCGGGGCGATCCGTTCCTTAATAACTGCAAGGAGAGTGTCGCTGGTCCGATCCTCCACCGGGACGAGGAAGAGATCGCGCGTCTCCCTGCAGATACCGCCGAAGACCCACTGCCCGTCAATCACTCGGCCCACGTTGTACTTGCGGCGCCCGAACTTGCTCTCGTCTATCTCGACGATCTTTCCTTGGCCGCCGATCATACCCTGCCGATCAAGAGCCCAGTGAACCATCACCTCCCGGCAGAAACTCGACCAGTCGGTGAAGGTCGCTGCGCTCAGGCCCAGCTCGTGCCGCATGAGCCGGAACGTGAACCTCTCCCGGACGAAGAAGATCACGAAGATCAGCAGGGTCTCAACATCGAGGCGAGATTGCAcaaagaaagagcccacgaacatcgaagcagaccagtcacacctctgcctcttctgccTCCTGACCGCCACGGCCTTATCATACCTGAATCGTTTCTTCTTCAGGTCTAgccgtgctggctgcccgcacctgccgcaatctttttcacgacgaaggaggccgtggcggaagcacatatctagcattttttcttggctaatggcaatctcgcgcagaaaatccgtctcggagtacgagcaccctccacacttggccatcgcggcgactatgactgacttctgaacgcgacggttatttcggttaggaatacgaatgtcgttattccagaggaagggaaactcgactttgaggccatcggtgtaacatcgacccccgggggggtcgcagggggcacagccccctgcaatggaaagttatatgaataaccatggttaatATGGAAAGttgtgtgaataaccatggttattttcactgtgcgttatattattagtgctatttaaccccgcattttccctggaacctttcatgccctcccctgctatcggggccaagtttctcgctaacggggggttagcgcgcaataaaaactatctatttgcattgtatagagtgagaggaatccaacgataccaaaatcgtcgatatcggtcatgcggacgtaatatagaaattaCCATAAAAGTCTTGATAATGTTTACAAAATGACTTTACACCTCTAAGATTAAACTGTTATTACCCCGGTTGGCAAATATGTCGTTTTTCGCGGACGCACCGTAGCGAGCAACAATATATAGGGTGCGACCTGCGAGCAAAGGACATTTATGGTGCGAGCAACAGTGATATTTTCTCTTCAAAGTAATCGACCTAAGAGGAGCGAACTGCAGGCAGCGAGCGGCGAGCGACCAGGTCGTGGTCATTCCAGTTTATTTgagtttttatataaatataaatagtaatacaaacgaaaagaaagcagaaattaaaagttgtcaaaaaaatgaagaatatttaCTCATAGTAGCGGTGTTATGGTGACAATAATTAAGTGATTGTTATCCATGTTTCCTTTTAGATATGGATGggctttgttttgctttgttgtgTTGGTTATGTTGGAATTCAAATATCAGCGAAAATGAAAATTGAATGCGAGCAAAAATGATTATAGCTGCGACTCAAAATTATTGAAAATCGGGGTCACTGCAAGCATTTGCATGTTTCCCAATTCTAGCCATTCCTGGAAAATCAACGATAATTGAGTAAAATACAAATCGTAATATAGTATTAATTgttttaagacaaaaaaaaatgtcatttatgGTTCGCCGTAACCCGCTCGGGCTGCTCTCGCCCTGCCTTAATCTACGGTGCCTTAACTTGTACCATTATGgcggtcccttgctctgtgtgtgGGTCGTAGGAACACTCGTCCGTAAACTACGGCGTCGTAATGCGTTTGAGTATCCGGCCCCTGATTTCTGTGTTAGGGTTGTGAATGTGCCAGCCATTCCTGCAAAATTCACAAACATCATATGATAAAAATTCTTAATGTCTGGCATTATTTATGCCTACGTAGATTATTTATTAGTTACTGTAATTTTCACGAAAGTATTACGTGTTGAACAACTTTCTTATCAACTTGCGAAAGAAATTCCATAAATGGAGAGTGTCTTATTTTCGGCTTTTCTGTTCACTACAAGCAAATTTTACTTTGTAGTATATGGCTGTGGGAAATTAAAACTATACCGATTTGAGAAAATGTAGGTGTGAAACAGGGGCAGTAACTTCACGAGatccatttatatctttattttgcaATAGCATcacacattcatatttattcGCTCATCAAAATCTGAAGCGAGATCATCTCTCAGTTGATTCATTTGTCATGTTGTCTTTTCTGTACATTCTTGTGAGACGTCATGACCTGCTTTCCGAGAGATGGTTACTgataattatgtattttttcctgTAGTGTTCATTTGGAAAATGGCAATGCAAACGTCAGAGACTAAGACCCAAACCTTATTCAACCATCTAAATTGCCGTGACTGGGCGTCCCTCAGCCCCCCGGGAAACATTGCCTTTACCGCGGTTTATGCTATTTGACcttgatgtttctctctctatatatttttttgagttgGGAAATTATTTGTAGAAACCAAAAAATTATTCTGTAATCTAAACCAAGAAAAATGTTCCTTTTTACTGCATCGAAATTGGATCCCCATCCATTTTGGGTCTTTTGCTCTTAATGTCCAGGGAGCGGGGTGGCAGAGCGACCATGTATCACCCGAGACGCCCTGGGCAACTCGGGTTAACGGTTCCACGGCATCAGAGTCCACGAGGCTGGCAAGTAGGTCTTCTCCACAATCAGACCAGCCCTTGTCGTACACCGGGTAGGTTGTTGGGGAGATGGAAACAGTTTGGGTACATGTATTGAGGGAGTGACAAGGCTGAGCAGGAATGGGTTTACCATTGAAGTCAATTAGGGTTGATAATGCTTTAGCTTGGGATTTACATGTAACTGACGAGGCGGGAACGATCTGTAGAGGAAACCTTGCTTTTTTTGAGGCATTGctgaaagaggagagggttaTAAGAGTAAGGGGCTGTAGAGGGTATCACAAAAATCGGTCCTATTAGTCTGGGCTAAATGATATTCAGAAGAATAGAGGTTTGTAGCGTGGGGGTAGCAGAAGGGCGGGGACGTTTGGAGGAGGGAGTAGTGTTGAGAGATGGACAGTATGGCTGTAGAGTAGTAAGGGAAGAGAGGTTAGTAAACGAAGAGGCTTAGGGGGTGGCGGAGATGAAATAGATGTTGCGAGAGAAGGAATGCTTTCTGGAGGATGAATTAGCCTGGACTGAGGTAATAGTAGGTATTGAGGAGGGGGTAATATTCAGAGTCGTGGTCAGAGTAGAGCCGGGGGTCGGGGAATCGGGAGAATTTAAATCTGTGGGGTTTATAAAGGGCATCATTGACCCTAATAAGGGTGATGTCTTCATTACTGGCGATGTTAAGCCTGGAGTATGTTGGATAGAGAAATGGTCCACCCCTCAGGATCCTCTTGGTAGGTAGAGGCTAGATAACTACTCGAGAAAACCGTGTCTCGTTTAAAATCTGTGTTTGGGGGTCGCAGATGCGTCTAAGATTTGAGGAAGGGGTCGAAGGTGTAAAAAGATCGAGAACCATTGATGTTGCGGATTTCCAAGTTGACTAGTAAGCCAACGTACAAAAACCGCTGACGACAAGTAGACCAAGATTCAAATCATAAAGAAACTAGTAATCCATCCCAGACTTTACTATTCCTGTTCATTTAGAATCTTTTTATTCTAATCAGCTGATCCTGAATACTGGTTTCCATGTTttctatattttaaaaaattgaaCTTTGCTGCCTTGAACACTACATATATAACGTTTTCTTTGATCTGGGTACTCGAGTCGCGAGTGTATTGCCAGTTTTTAAATTCCTGAGACTGGACGGAATATAATTTCAGTTCTGCAGAAATATGTTGCCTGTTGACTCGGGGTCATGTGTTTATATCAGATTTTCCTTGCATCATCTTGAATTTGGAATATTTAAAGGTGATATTTTATATGTGAAAATTAGCGttcttattctcctgaccttgcaccatctTTCACCTTTTTCCGTCCATGCAGTACTCTTTAAAGGGCAAACGTCTCTAACATGCTGAGGTGACTCGAGTCGCAAGTATATTGTCATTTATTCATTCCTGTTTTCTACATGATGAGGCACTGAATTTTGAAGTCACTTTACAGCTTGAAACGCAACAGGCGGACTTTAGTATTAGAAAACATGTCATGAATTCAGGACTATAATCATGACCAAGTAGAGTTGTGTATCTCTaatgaaatttcagcctcctaggataagcAGAAGTGAGTCCGGGGAAATTCTTAATAAGCGCCCCACGTACACATGATCTAAATTGCCACACGGTCAAATATTGTTACCAAATCTCGTCCCAATTTAGTTTGACAGTGTGTGGTGGGTATGTCCCCATAAGCGGTACTCAAGGCAGTACCGCTATAGACCGCAAATCAAGAATTCCCGATAAAGATAATAGGTACTGCCTAATCTGGTAACACATAAGAAGCGAGAGAATTACATACAGTTGGTAGGACTCCGATCGTGTGGACGAGACCAAATTTAAATTTGATCACTAAACCATCTTTTTCGATATAATAGTGTTGCACATTTAGTAAAAACAATATGCCTGTATGTCAGCAACGGGAAAAAGGGATGTGGTAGAGGATATGGTGGAACGCTTAGATATAGCTGGTAAAGTGGGAAAGAGGGGTAGCCATTTGGGAAAAGGTAGAGATGGGATTATCTGGAATTAGACAGGAAATGGATTTTTgactgggagagagagtagagttagGATGGTTTGGGGTTGAGGGAAGAGATACTAGGGGGATGCCGAGACATCTTGAGATGATGGGAGGGGAGCAGAGTGAAGGACAAttttggaataggtagagagaaaacCTCGATTACTTCCTGTCTAGCTTCCCTCaaagtgaggcctagtttgaatctgagaactgctacctcacactCGAGCAAGTAGGCATTGCATCTCctgtaaaatacattatgggataTACCACAATTGGCACACGTGCAtgactgagcagagcaatttgaatggtcatgaTCAGGTTGAGCATATAGAGGGCAGCGGGCTATGGAgcgagtgtttggctgggtggccaaaatgccaacataTCTGACCTTGATAAGGAAGGGTCGATATGGTCAGACAGGGCAGGACACCATCAATATTAACTTTATTGGGGAAATGATGTTTATGGAAGCGAATCTTAGCAATACTGGTGTAGGACtttgggaggaatagtgtagcactgtactgtcACTGCATCATACTCAACCAGGCAGGCGAGCAGGTTTTCAGTTGGGGAGACGGAAACGGTTCCAGTGCAAGTATTGTGAGAGGAGTGAGGTCCGGCTGGAataggtttgccagtaaggtaAGTCAGtgtagatagtgcacgagcttgggacTCGGATGTATttgtgacaaggcgtgaacgatGAGAACGGCTGcgaaaggaaactttgcctattTGGAAacattgttggaagagaagggtattgTCAGAGTAAAGGGCTGTTGAGGGAATCAGAAAGAATCGAGGTTTGTAGAGGCGGAAGCAGTAGAAGAGCGAGGGTGGGAAGACGGCGTCATGTGGAGTGAGGTAGTACTGTGGGGAGAACAGtaaggatgaaaaataaagggggggggggtagacaatGAAGAAAACTGTGCAACAGGAGATGGAGTGGAAGACGTtggcagagaggaaggggtattTTCTGAAGGTTGGGTAATTACCTGTCTGGATAATTCGGAATATAATTCCTTAATGCCCTTAAAAAGGGTCAAAATTAATTACCGGCCATGATGAGCCTGTAATAAGTGGGGAAAGGAAATGCTCTACCCCAAAGGGTTCCAATAGGAAGTAAGGGCTAGGctattaaccaagggaataccgtccccatggctcccggaggccgttcaggactgacagaAAGACCGCCTTTCATCCTTTTAGTACGACTCTCACacctacattgggcctcagtctccgtctcctaagcctccccttcccccccagcaaCAAGAAgtaaggaatggggagggaggatataGTGCCCAGATATCTCATAGAAAATCAGCATACAACAAGTCTGAGGTAAAGAGAAACAGCTCCCACTAAAAGTGCTATGATTTAAAGTGTCGACCTCTAAACATTTGTACTTGACAGAAAATCCTAAAATA includes:
- the LOC113804615 gene encoding uncharacterized protein; amino-acid sequence: MCFRHGLLRREKDCGRCGQPARLDLKKKRFRYDKAVAVRRQKRQRCDWSASMFVGSFFVQSRLDVETLLIFVIFFVRERFTFRLMRHELGLSAATFTDWSSFCREVMVHWALDRQGMIGGQGKIVEIDESKFGRRKYNVGRVIDGQWVFGGICRETRDLFLVPVEDRTSDTLLAVIKERIAPGSIIISDCWKAYNCLSDEGFEHLTVNHSYHFVDPDTQAHTNTIERQWREAKRKVPLCGRRKKHFAGYLARCMFLMHYQDLNVRLHHFLCAAASLYPPA